In Amycolatopsis methanolica 239, a single genomic region encodes these proteins:
- a CDS encoding CDP-alcohol phosphatidyltransferase family protein: MIEPRAETAEPSLLRQAWTVPNLLSLLRLAGVPVFLWLLLGPRADGWALALLVFSGLSDWLDGKLARWLDQTSRLGQLLDPAADRLYIVATLIAFLVRGIVPWWLVAVLVGRELLVGAALLVLRRHDYAPPEVTYIGKAATFVLMYAFPFLLLTQGGSTAAAIARPIAYSFTAWGTVLYVWSGALYLLQTFWAVRRARAGARM; this comes from the coding sequence GTGATCGAACCCCGCGCCGAGACGGCCGAGCCCAGCCTGCTGCGCCAGGCGTGGACCGTGCCGAACCTGCTGTCCCTGCTGCGGCTCGCGGGCGTCCCGGTGTTCCTGTGGCTCCTGCTCGGCCCGCGCGCCGACGGCTGGGCCCTGGCGCTGCTGGTGTTCAGCGGCCTGTCCGACTGGCTGGACGGCAAGCTCGCGCGCTGGCTGGACCAGACGAGCCGCCTCGGGCAGTTGCTCGATCCGGCCGCCGACCGGCTCTACATCGTCGCCACGTTGATCGCCTTCCTGGTCCGCGGCATCGTGCCCTGGTGGCTCGTCGCGGTGCTCGTCGGGCGTGAGCTGCTGGTCGGCGCGGCCCTGCTGGTGCTGCGCCGCCACGACTACGCGCCGCCCGAGGTCACCTACATCGGCAAGGCCGCGACCTTCGTGCTGATGTACGCCTTCCCGTTCCTGCTGCTCACCCAGGGCGGCTCAACCGCGGCCGCGATCGCCCGGCCGATCGCCTACTCCTTCACCGCGTGGGGCACCGTGCTGTACGTGTGGTCCGGCGCGCTGTACCTGCTGCAGACCTTCTGGGCGGTCCGCCGTGCCAGAGCGGGCGCCCGGATGTAA
- the gcvH gene encoding glycine cleavage system protein GcvH gives MSAPEELRYTEEHEWVATRDGDVVRVGITDYAQDQLGDVVFVDLPEAGKAVTAGEPFGEVESTKSVSELFAPVDGEVVAVNDAVGDSPELINSDPYGEGWLVEIRVSDADAVAGLLDADAYNRLTAG, from the coding sequence GTGTCCGCGCCAGAAGAGTTGCGCTACACCGAGGAGCACGAGTGGGTCGCCACCCGTGACGGGGACGTGGTCCGGGTCGGGATCACCGACTACGCGCAGGACCAGCTGGGTGACGTGGTGTTTGTCGACCTGCCGGAGGCCGGCAAGGCGGTGACCGCGGGGGAGCCGTTCGGCGAGGTCGAGTCGACCAAGAGCGTGTCCGAGCTGTTCGCCCCGGTCGACGGCGAGGTCGTCGCGGTCAACGACGCGGTGGGCGACTCGCCGGAGCTGATCAACAGCGACCCCTACGGCGAGGGGTGGCTCGTCGAGATCCGGGTGAGCGACGCCGACGCCGTGGCGGGGCTGCTCGACGCCGACGCCTACAACCGGCTGACCGCAGGCTAG
- the garA gene encoding glycogen accumulation regulator GarA: MSTNDGPGVPPEQSPERTSVFRADFLADVEGQEAPTPEPSVAGVDALPAGTALLVVKRGPNAGSRFLLDRDTTSAGRHPDSDIFLDDVTVSRRHAEFRREGGEFVVIDVGSLNGTYVNREPVDQAVLAGGDEVQIGKFRLVFLTGPGHGGQGAR, translated from the coding sequence GTGAGCACCAACGACGGGCCCGGCGTTCCCCCGGAGCAGTCTCCGGAGCGGACCTCGGTCTTCCGGGCCGACTTCCTGGCGGACGTGGAGGGTCAGGAGGCGCCGACGCCGGAGCCTTCGGTCGCCGGTGTCGACGCGCTGCCGGCAGGCACGGCGTTGCTGGTGGTCAAGCGGGGCCCGAACGCCGGTTCGCGCTTCCTGCTCGACCGGGACACCACGAGCGCCGGGCGCCACCCGGACAGCGACATCTTCCTCGACGACGTCACAGTGTCCCGCCGCCACGCGGAGTTCCGCCGCGAGGGCGGGGAGTTCGTCGTCATCGACGTGGGCAGCCTGAACGGCACCTACGTCAACCGCGAGCCGGTCGACCAGGCGGTGCTCGCGGGCGGTGACGAGGTGCAGATCGGCAAGTTCCGCCTGGTCTTCCTGACCGGCCCGGGGCACGGGGGCCAGGGGGCGCGGTGA
- a CDS encoding MerR family transcriptional regulator: MTAAGRPQRDGLSIGAVLAQLRPDFPDVTISKIRFLESEGLVRPGRTASGYRQFSAADVERLRFVLAAQRDHYLPLKVIKEQLDAADRGLSDGQGPGGRLPRKLVPIPAAPGPGDGLPGPDDFAPGRDVRLTREDLLAEAGVDSPLLAELEQYGLIRPGAAGFYDPDAVLVARTVRAMTEYGIEPRHLRAFRASADREVGLLEQIVAPVSRQRDPDAKARADELARQLAALSVTLHTLLVKAGIRDVTGG; encoded by the coding sequence GTGACGGCTGCCGGGCGGCCACAGCGTGATGGACTGAGCATCGGGGCGGTGCTGGCGCAGCTACGCCCGGACTTCCCCGATGTCACCATCTCCAAGATCAGGTTCCTCGAGTCCGAGGGACTGGTCCGCCCGGGCCGGACCGCGTCCGGATACCGGCAGTTCTCCGCGGCGGACGTCGAGCGGCTGCGGTTCGTGCTGGCCGCGCAGCGGGACCACTACCTCCCGCTCAAGGTCATCAAGGAGCAGCTCGACGCCGCCGACCGCGGCCTGTCCGACGGCCAGGGCCCCGGCGGCAGGCTGCCGCGCAAGCTGGTCCCCATCCCGGCGGCGCCCGGCCCCGGGGACGGACTGCCCGGGCCCGACGACTTCGCGCCGGGCCGCGACGTCCGGCTGACCAGGGAGGACCTGCTCGCCGAGGCGGGCGTGGACAGCCCTCTGCTCGCCGAGCTGGAGCAGTACGGCCTGATCCGCCCCGGCGCGGCCGGGTTCTACGACCCGGACGCGGTGCTGGTGGCCCGCACGGTCCGCGCCATGACGGAGTACGGCATCGAGCCGCGGCACCTGCGTGCCTTCCGCGCGTCGGCGGACCGCGAGGTCGGTCTGCTCGAGCAGATCGTCGCGCCCGTGTCGCGGCAGCGTGACCCGGACGCCAAGGCGCGGGCGGACGAGCTGGCGCGGCAGCTGGCGGCACTGTCGGTGACGTTGCACACGCTGCTGGTCAAAGCGGGCATCCGGGACGTGACCGGCGGGTGA